A window of Campylobacter pinnipediorum subsp. pinnipediorum contains these coding sequences:
- a CDS encoding autotransporter domain-containing protein, with product MKISMIASATIIGAIMTINVYGDGSSLNLIHDIQDQIKLLEDASKDGFIDKLKKEKEKIEQEKNKALKPQIEVEKLEEQVKQTKQEAEKVINEANNAEQQKNKVQEAKTAAEKAKQQAEAEKAKAEQQKTEAETKAFKNEKIKELNQRIKETHELGGILQQKLDSNNFKGSKEDLEEAIKVFTDYDKYSDPNLIKLAEDSTGEKNNEKLEILEKLSKIGLVKEEQFSKLKALKTQQNQELTQWLNDIIGKSYDKGLRKLLLDTGKEQAEEIKKDLEAVIEARDSFKQKQTEFENKQAEFQRQEQEFERQQNLANQKEKIITDQQKKVEQAEQELEKAKKALEQAKKDAEQKIKELQPKLDKIKKALQEAQELANKAKDPEVRKKALEELESKIEEAKKQRAKSISKDKDLKFNNNEAQTVLSLLSVTNNEEVNNLLLKTEAEDIAILAKNINNSLEEVAQEFKNNQAVDTLLSNVGSAINSRLAKLSNPLNDDLALAYAIKNLSDNKFADNGDTLSSVVKEYTNRFNYDSNLWGNIMGGKAKLKSQANTSTYGFMLGYDKAFDNMIIGGYAGYTNARSSSDALTTKSDNYHFGAYTRMYIEQNEIDAKVSYGKGKNKLDRKVTIDSDFDANAKYNSKFFNTSIDYGYIFDTNNNSFMKPMIGLEYSHINTKGFKETGKVPVSFKGTTVKTLSAKAAVEFRKYIANGNFLYITPGIQRELSKSMKDTELAFVNSTENIKYASKKDKNTFFTLKTGAEMKLTDNLSTNVNFGIKAKSKQQHYNGTIGLSYKF from the coding sequence TTGAAGATTTCGATGATTGCTAGTGCAACTATTATAGGTGCAATTATGACGATAAATGTTTATGGTGATGGTTCATCTTTAAATTTAATACACGATATACAAGATCAAATCAAGTTATTAGAAGATGCTAGTAAAGATGGATTTATTGATAAGCTTAAAAAAGAAAAAGAAAAAATTGAACAAGAAAAAAACAAAGCCTTAAAACCACAAATAGAAGTAGAAAAATTAGAAGAACAAGTTAAACAAACAAAACAAGAAGCAGAAAAAGTAATAAATGAAGCTAATAATGCCGAACAACAAAAAAACAAAGTCCAAGAAGCTAAAACAGCAGCTGAAAAAGCAAAACAACAAGCAGAAGCAGAAAAAGCCAAAGCAGAACAACAAAAAACAGAAGCTGAAACAAAAGCATTTAAAAATGAAAAAATCAAAGAATTAAATCAAAGAATTAAAGAAACACATGAGTTAGGCGGTATTTTACAACAAAAATTAGACAGCAACAACTTTAAAGGTTCTAAAGAAGATCTTGAAGAAGCTATTAAAGTTTTTACAGATTATGATAAATATAGTGATCCTAATTTAATAAAATTAGCAGAAGATTCAACCGGTGAAAAAAATAATGAAAAATTAGAAATATTAGAAAAACTATCTAAAATAGGTTTGGTTAAAGAAGAACAGTTTAGTAAACTTAAAGCACTTAAAACACAACAAAATCAAGAATTAACACAATGGTTAAATGATATTATTGGTAAAAGTTATGATAAAGGTTTAAGAAAACTATTGTTAGATACAGGAAAGGAACAAGCAGAAGAAATCAAAAAAGATTTAGAAGCAGTAATTGAAGCTAGAGATTCTTTTAAACAAAAACAAACAGAATTTGAAAATAAACAAGCAGAATTCCAAAGGCAGGAACAAGAATTTGAAAGACAACAAAATTTAGCAAATCAAAAAGAAAAAATAATCACAGACCAGCAAAAAAAAGTAGAGCAAGCAGAACAAGAACTAGAAAAAGCCAAAAAGGCACTAGAACAAGCCAAAAAAGATGCTGAACAAAAAATAAAAGAGCTACAACCAAAACTAGACAAAATTAAAAAAGCATTACAAGAAGCCCAAGAGCTAGCCAATAAAGCAAAAGATCCAGAAGTAAGAAAAAAAGCATTAGAAGAACTAGAATCAAAAATAGAAGAAGCCAAAAAACAAAGAGCAAAATCTATAAGTAAAGATAAAGATTTGAAATTTAATAACAATGAAGCTCAAACAGTATTGTCTTTATTATCTGTTACTAATAATGAAGAAGTTAATAATCTATTATTAAAAACTGAAGCTGAAGACATAGCTATCTTAGCTAAAAATATAAATAACTCATTAGAAGAAGTAGCACAAGAGTTTAAAAACAATCAAGCAGTAGATACACTACTATCAAATGTTGGTTCAGCTATAAACTCAAGACTTGCTAAACTAAGTAATCCATTAAACGATGATCTAGCTTTAGCTTATGCTATAAAAAATCTAAGTGATAATAAATTTGCAGATAACGGAGATACTCTTTCAAGTGTAGTAAAAGAGTATACAAATAGATTTAACTATGACAGCAACCTATGGGGAAATATCATGGGTGGTAAAGCTAAATTAAAATCTCAAGCAAATACAAGTACTTATGGATTTATGCTAGGTTATGATAAAGCATTTGATAATATGATAATTGGTGGATATGCTGGATATACTAATGCTAGATCTTCAAGTGATGCATTAACAACCAAATCAGACAACTACCACTTTGGTGCTTATACTAGAATGTATATAGAACAAAACGAAATAGATGCTAAAGTATCTTATGGTAAAGGTAAAAACAAACTAGATAGAAAAGTAACTATAGATTCAGACTTTGATGCTAATGCTAAATACAATAGCAAGTTCTTTAATACAAGTATTGATTATGGTTATATATTTGATACAAACAATAACTCTTTTATGAAACCAATGATTGGTTTAGAGTATAGCCATATAAATACTAAAGGCTTTAAAGAAACTGGTAAAGTTCCTGTAAGCTTTAAAGGAACTACTGTAAAAACACTATCAGCTAAAGCAGCAGTAGAGTTTAGAAAATACATAGCAAACGGTAACTTCTTATACATAACTCCAGGTATCCAAAGAGAGTTAAGTAAAAGTATGAAAGATACAGAACTAGCATTTGTAAACTCAACAGAAAATATCAAATATGCATCTAAAAAAGATAAAAACACATTCTTTACACTTAAAACAGGTGCAGAGATGAAACTAACTGACAATCTATCTACAAACGTAAACTTTGGCATAAAAGCTAAATCAAAACAACAACACTACAATGGAACAATAGGACTTTCTTATAAGTTTTAA
- a CDS encoding purine-nucleoside phosphorylase encodes MIICAGKSESFAFAKAIGVGLVDASISLSEICIKEKPNELLFVGSCGIYKNGKIFDIFESKNGTNIEISSLENNSYTPFEQKIINDVSCETLTNSSTFITTNQALAYKMSDMGCDIENMEFYSVLAVAKKFDIPAKGIFVATNFCNDNAHSDFIKNHKKAKEILEKYLIEKGLI; translated from the coding sequence TTGATAATTTGTGCCGGTAAAAGTGAGAGTTTTGCATTTGCAAAGGCTATCGGAGTAGGGCTTGTTGATGCGAGTATAAGTCTAAGTGAGATTTGTATCAAAGAAAAACCAAACGAGCTTTTGTTTGTAGGCTCTTGTGGTATTTACAAAAATGGTAAAATTTTTGATATCTTTGAAAGTAAAAACGGAACAAACATAGAAATATCATCTCTTGAAAACAACTCTTATACACCGTTTGAACAAAAGATTATTAATGATGTTTCTTGTGAAACATTGACAAACTCATCAACATTTATAACGACAAATCAAGCTTTAGCCTATAAAATGTCTGATATGGGATGCGATATAGAAAATATGGAGTTTTACTCTGTTTTAGCTGTGGCTAAGAAGTTTGATATACCTGCAAAGGGTATATTTGTTGCTACAAATTTTTGTAATGATAATGCACATAGTGATTTTATAAAAAACCATAAAAAAGCAAAAGAAATTTTAGAAAAATATTTAATAGAAAAAGGATTGATTTGA
- the rlmN gene encoding 23S rRNA (adenine(2503)-C(2))-methyltransferase RlmN, translated as MNNLLDYTLNELEEIVSPKFRAKQIFEWIYKKTVDTFDDMSSLPKQMREELSKIYHFNPLKCIKAEQSSDKSIKYLFEALDGSRIESVLLPMKEEQVDENGKISKHARYTICVSSQVGCRMGCSFCLTAKGGLKRNLTPGEIVGQILWIKKQNNIPYERRVNIVYMGMGEPLDNLENVSKAVKILQENDGLAIAPRRQTISTSGLSNQIKKLGDLNLGVLLAISLHAVTDELRTKLMPVNKAYNIQTVMQAVREFPVDMRKKVLFEYLVIKNVNDSIKDAKTLVKLLDGIRAKVNLIYFNPHEGSVYQRPDVEDMIKFQDYLSAKGVTCTIRQSKGLDISAACGQLKQRNENK; from the coding sequence TTGAATAATTTACTTGATTATACTCTAAATGAACTTGAAGAGATAGTGAGCCCAAAGTTTAGAGCAAAACAAATTTTTGAATGGATATACAAAAAGACAGTTGATACCTTTGATGATATGTCTAGTTTGCCTAAACAGATGAGAGAGGAGCTGTCAAAAATTTATCATTTCAATCCTCTTAAATGTATAAAAGCAGAACAAAGTAGCGATAAGAGTATCAAATATCTTTTTGAAGCCTTGGATGGGTCTAGGATAGAGAGTGTACTTTTGCCTATGAAAGAAGAGCAGGTTGATGAAAATGGTAAAATTTCAAAACACGCTAGATATACTATCTGTGTAAGCTCTCAGGTTGGCTGTCGTATGGGTTGCTCTTTTTGTCTAACTGCAAAGGGTGGACTTAAAAGAAATCTAACTCCAGGAGAGATAGTAGGGCAGATACTTTGGATAAAAAAACAAAACAATATACCTTATGAAAGAAGGGTAAATATAGTCTATATGGGTATGGGTGAACCACTTGATAATCTTGAAAATGTATCTAAGGCTGTTAAAATTTTGCAAGAAAATGATGGACTAGCTATCGCACCAAGGCGACAGACTATATCAACAAGCGGTCTTTCAAATCAGATAAAAAAACTTGGTGATTTAAATCTAGGTGTTTTACTTGCTATATCACTTCATGCTGTTACAGATGAGCTTAGAACAAAACTTATGCCTGTAAATAAAGCGTATAATATCCAAACCGTTATGCAAGCTGTGAGAGAATTTCCTGTTGATATGAGAAAGAAAGTTTTGTTTGAATATCTTGTTATAAAAAATGTAAATGATAGCATAAAAGATGCAAAGACTTTGGTTAAGTTGCTTGATGGTATAAGGGCAAAGGTAAATTTGATATATTTTAATCCACACGAAGGAAGTGTCTATCAACGACCGGATGTAGAAGATATGATAAAATTTCAAGATTATTTGAGTGCAAAAGGTGTTACTTGCACCATAAGACAAAGCAAGGGGCTTGATATATCCGCGGCCTGTGGGCAACTAAAACAGAGAAATGAAAACAAATGA
- a CDS encoding RluA family pseudouridine synthase, whose translation MPYINKFLTKATSQKAYEIMIAKGFSMREAQRLIDKGRLICDQNVIKEKNAILNGDVYLIDYEPNPKGLKPIFECDDFVVFDKPSGVLSHPNGRNCVYSLNDEIWHLYGKNACVAHRLDFETSGLIVVALNKNSQIELKKLFEQRKVKKTYLALAKGFIKDDFSVNAKIGLANNYDDVKMRMEISDNGKDALTGFRVIKYFDDTDSTLLEATPFTGRQHQIRVHLFHVQHSILGDPLYGLTKDKIIEILDKKMPEQERLELTGASRLLLHSNSLSFTFNEKEYNIKSNFNAYDEFYKLAYNKAYKK comes from the coding sequence TTGCCATACATAAATAAATTTCTAACCAAAGCAACCTCACAAAAAGCCTATGAGATAATGATAGCCAAAGGTTTTAGTATGAGAGAAGCTCAACGGCTTATAGACAAAGGTAGGCTTATATGCGATCAAAATGTCATAAAAGAAAAAAATGCTATATTAAACGGTGATGTTTATTTGATTGATTATGAGCCAAATCCAAAAGGTCTAAAACCGATATTTGAATGCGATGATTTTGTGGTATTTGATAAGCCTAGCGGAGTTTTAAGTCATCCAAATGGAAGAAATTGTGTTTATTCTTTAAATGATGAAATTTGGCATTTGTATGGTAAAAATGCTTGTGTTGCACATAGGCTTGATTTTGAAACAAGTGGGCTTATAGTGGTCGCATTAAATAAAAACTCACAGATAGAGTTAAAAAAGCTATTTGAACAACGAAAGGTAAAAAAGACATATCTTGCATTAGCAAAAGGTTTTATAAAAGATGATTTTAGTGTAAATGCAAAAATAGGACTTGCAAATAACTATGATGATGTAAAAATGCGAATGGAAATTTCAGACAATGGAAAAGATGCTTTGACTGGATTTAGGGTTATAAAATATTTTGATGATACAGATTCCACCCTACTAGAAGCTACACCGTTTACCGGAAGACAGCACCAGATAAGAGTGCATTTGTTTCACGTGCAACATAGCATATTAGGAGATCCGCTTTATGGACTTACAAAAGATAAAATCATAGAAATTTTAGATAAAAAAATGCCAGAACAAGAAAGACTGGAGCTAACCGGTGCAAGTAGATTGTTACTACATTCAAACTCATTGTCATTCACTTTTAATGAAAAAGAATACAACATAAAAAGTAATTTTAATGCTTATGATGAGTTTTATAAGCTAGCATATAATAAAGCTTATAAAAAATAG
- the purB gene encoding adenylosuccinate lyase yields MVERYSRKEMADKWSMQAKYDAWLKVELAAVKSWNKLGFISDDDCEKIVKNAKFDISRIDEIEKTTKHDVIAFLTSVSESLGGESRFVHFGMTSSDCIDTAVALQIKDSLELIIRDVNELLSALKTRALEHKKTLMVGRSHGIHGEPITFGLVLAIWFDEIKRALELLEHSKKVISVGMISGAMGNFAHAPLELEELVCDELDLSPAPASNQVIQRDRYAQVMNAIAILASSCEKIAVAVRHYQRTEVYEAEEYFSPGQKGSSAMPHKRNPVLSENITGLCRVLRSYAIPAMENVALWHERDISHSSVERFMLPDSFITADFMLHRLTNLIKNLVVYPENMMKNLNLTGGLVFSQRVLLELPKRGVSREDSYKIVQRNAMKVWADLQQNRPAINENGESLFLQNLLNDEDLNKSLTQDDIRSCFEYEYYTKNVDRIFNRVFK; encoded by the coding sequence ATGGTAGAACGATATTCGCGTAAAGAGATGGCTGACAAGTGGAGTATGCAAGCTAAATATGACGCTTGGCTTAAAGTAGAACTTGCGGCTGTAAAGTCTTGGAATAAACTAGGATTCATTAGTGATGATGACTGTGAAAAGATAGTAAAAAACGCTAAATTTGATATATCAAGAATAGATGAAATAGAAAAAACAACAAAGCACGATGTTATAGCATTTTTAACAAGTGTTAGCGAGAGTCTTGGGGGTGAGAGCAGGTTTGTTCATTTTGGAATGACAAGTAGTGACTGTATAGATACGGCTGTTGCTTTACAGATAAAAGATAGCTTAGAGCTTATCATAAGAGATGTAAATGAACTACTTTCTGCACTTAAAACAAGAGCTTTAGAACATAAAAAAACTTTAATGGTAGGAAGAAGCCACGGCATACACGGCGAACCTATAACATTTGGTTTGGTTTTGGCGATTTGGTTTGATGAGATAAAAAGAGCCTTAGAGCTTTTGGAGCATTCTAAAAAGGTTATTAGTGTTGGTATGATAAGTGGTGCTATGGGAAATTTCGCGCACGCTCCGCTTGAGCTAGAAGAATTAGTTTGTGATGAGCTTGATTTATCGCCAGCTCCAGCTTCAAACCAAGTAATCCAAAGAGATAGATATGCTCAGGTTATGAATGCTATCGCAATCCTTGCTTCAAGCTGTGAAAAGATAGCAGTTGCTGTAAGACACTATCAAAGAACTGAAGTTTATGAAGCTGAGGAGTATTTTAGTCCTGGCCAAAAGGGAAGTTCTGCTATGCCACACAAAAGAAACCCAGTTCTTAGTGAAAATATAACAGGGCTTTGTAGAGTGCTTAGGTCTTATGCTATACCAGCTATGGAAAATGTTGCACTTTGGCACGAAAGAGATATAAGCCATAGCTCTGTTGAGAGATTTATGCTACCTGATTCATTTATAACAGCTGATTTTATGCTTCATAGACTTACAAATTTGATTAAGAATTTAGTTGTCTATCCTGAAAATATGATGAAAAATCTAAACCTAACTGGCGGTTTGGTCTTTTCTCAAAGAGTTTTACTTGAACTTCCTAAGCGTGGTGTTAGCCGTGAAGATTCTTATAAGATAGTTCAAAGAAATGCGATGAAGGTATGGGCTGATTTACAACAAAATAGACCAGCTATAAATGAAAATGGTGAAAGCCTATTTTTACAAAATTTATTAAACGATGAAGACTTAAACAAATCTCTTACTCAAGATGATATAAGAAGTTGTTTTGAGTATGAATACTATACTAAAAATGTAGATAGAATTTTTAATAGAGTTTTTAAATAA
- a CDS encoding ribonucleoside-diphosphate reductase subunit alpha — translation MKVIKRNGRTEELDVSKIKKYTTEAIEGLENVSLSELEVDAKIQFRDMITTEEIQQTLIKTAVEKIDIDRPNWTFVAARLFLYDLYHKITGYNGYNHLKEYLEKGEKIGRIIPGLKEKYDLDDLNDYIQPKRDLQFTYLGIKTLYDRYLIKDQKGEPIELPQHMFMVIAMFLAQNELDSQSWAKKFYDLISKFEVMLATPTLSNARTQRHQLSSCYIGSTPDNIEGIFDSYKEMALLSKFGGGIGWDWSKVRAMGGSIDGHKNAAGGIIPFLKVTNDIAVAVDQLGTRKGAIAVYIEPWHMDVGDFIDLRKNSGEERRRAHELFPALWINDLFMKRLKNNERWTLFDPAQVSDLCDLYGEEFEKRYIEYENDESIQKNTVMAKELWKKILTNYFETGMPFLGFKDNANRANPNSHDGIIRSSNLCTEIFQNTDPNYYKIKITFENGDIELYNEEDEVKIDTGIVKKAKKLSALDSINKKQIFIVEKENIEGKTAVCNLASINLSKINTKEDIQRVVPIAVRMLDNVIDLNFYPHKKVKQTNLHTRAIGLGVMGEAEMLATKGVSWGSYEHLSLIDSVMENISYNAIYASSNLAVEKGVYPSYEGSKWSKGIFPIDSASEKAKALVDRGGLFDDDTCDWDKLRKKVKEDGMRNGYLMAVAPTSSISILVGTTQTIEPVYKRKWFEHNLSGMIPTVVPNLNTDTWQYYTPAYELDQRVIIKAGAIRQKWIDQGQSLNIFISLDKASGGYLSEIYTLAWELGLKSTYYLRSESPDSEKVNNVADRSIECQGCQ, via the coding sequence ATGAAAGTAATAAAAAGAAACGGAAGAACTGAAGAGCTTGATGTATCAAAAATAAAAAAATACACAACAGAAGCGATTGAAGGTCTTGAGAATGTAAGTCTTAGTGAGCTTGAAGTTGATGCAAAAATTCAATTTCGTGATATGATAACTACAGAAGAAATTCAGCAAACTCTTATAAAAACAGCAGTTGAAAAGATAGATATAGATCGTCCAAATTGGACCTTTGTTGCTGCTAGACTTTTTTTGTATGATTTGTATCATAAGATAACTGGATATAATGGCTATAATCATTTAAAAGAATATTTAGAAAAAGGTGAAAAAATAGGTCGTATTATCCCAGGTCTAAAAGAAAAATATGATCTTGATGATCTTAATGATTATATACAACCAAAAAGAGATTTGCAGTTTACATATCTTGGTATAAAAACACTTTATGATAGATATCTTATAAAAGATCAAAAAGGTGAACCTATAGAGTTGCCACAGCATATGTTTATGGTTATAGCTATGTTTTTGGCTCAAAACGAACTTGACTCTCAGAGCTGGGCAAAGAAATTTTACGATCTTATAAGTAAATTTGAAGTTATGCTTGCTACTCCTACTTTATCTAATGCGAGAACACAAAGACATCAATTAAGCTCTTGTTATATAGGTAGCACTCCTGATAATATAGAAGGAATTTTTGATAGCTATAAAGAGATGGCGTTGTTGTCTAAATTTGGTGGTGGTATAGGCTGGGACTGGAGCAAAGTTAGAGCTATGGGTGGTAGTATAGATGGACATAAAAATGCAGCGGGTGGTATCATTCCATTTTTGAAAGTTACAAATGATATAGCTGTAGCTGTTGATCAGCTTGGCACAAGAAAAGGTGCTATAGCTGTGTATATAGAACCTTGGCATATGGATGTTGGGGATTTTATAGATCTTCGCAAAAACTCAGGAGAAGAGCGCCGTAGAGCACACGAACTTTTTCCAGCTTTGTGGATAAACGATCTTTTTATGAAGCGTCTTAAAAACAACGAAAGATGGACTCTTTTTGATCCGGCACAAGTTAGCGATCTTTGTGATCTTTATGGCGAAGAGTTTGAAAAACGCTATATAGAGTATGAAAATGATGAAAGCATACAAAAAAATACAGTTATGGCAAAAGAGTTGTGGAAAAAAATTCTTACCAATTATTTTGAGACTGGTATGCCATTTTTGGGATTTAAGGATAATGCAAATAGAGCAAACCCAAATAGCCACGATGGTATCATAAGAAGTTCAAACCTATGTACTGAAATTTTTCAAAACACAGATCCAAATTATTATAAGATAAAGATCACTTTTGAAAATGGTGATATTGAGCTTTATAATGAAGAAGATGAAGTAAAAATCGATACAGGTATAGTCAAAAAAGCAAAAAAACTATCGGCACTTGATAGTATAAATAAAAAACAAATTTTTATAGTAGAAAAAGAAAATATAGAGGGTAAAACAGCTGTTTGTAACCTAGCAAGTATAAATCTAAGTAAGATAAATACAAAAGAAGATATACAAAGAGTAGTGCCTATAGCTGTAAGAATGCTAGATAATGTAATAGATCTAAATTTCTATCCACATAAAAAAGTAAAACAGACAAATTTACATACAAGAGCTATAGGACTTGGTGTTATGGGAGAGGCTGAAATGCTAGCTACAAAAGGTGTAAGCTGGGGTAGTTACGAACATCTTAGTCTTATAGATAGTGTTATGGAAAACATAAGCTATAATGCTATTTATGCTAGTTCAAATTTAGCGGTTGAAAAGGGTGTTTATCCTAGCTATGAGGGCTCAAAATGGAGTAAGGGTATATTTCCTATAGACTCAGCAAGTGAAAAAGCAAAAGCACTTGTTGATAGGGGCGGATTGTTTGATGATGATACTTGCGATTGGGATAAGCTTAGGAAAAAAGTAAAAGAAGATGGTATGAGAAATGGCTACTTGATGGCTGTCGCTCCAACTTCAAGTATAAGTATCTTAGTAGGAACTACACAGACAATAGAGCCAGTTTATAAGCGTAAGTGGTTTGAACACAATTTAAGCGGAATGATACCAACTGTTGTGCCAAATCTAAACACAGATACTTGGCAATACTACACACCAGCTTATGAGTTAGATCAAAGAGTTATTATAAAGGCAGGTGCTATTAGACAAAAATGGATAGACCAAGGTCAAAGCCTAAATATATTTATAAGCTTAGATAAGGCTAGTGGTGGATATCTAAGTGAAATTTACACTCTTGCTTGGGAGCTAGGGCTAAAATCAACTTATTATCTAAGAAGCGAAAGCCCTGATAGTGAAAAGGTAAATAATGTAGCCGATAGATCTATCGAATGTCAGGGTTGTCAGTAA
- a CDS encoding anaerobic ribonucleoside-triphosphate reductase activating protein has protein sequence MGIFKITPFNLTDYAGKIACVVWFCGCNMRCQYCYNTEIVLGEPYISDEDFCKFLDSRKNKLDAVVFSGGECTLTKSFLKLAKEVKKRGFLLKIDTNGTNLKILKEAIQLGLIDYIALDFKSLKEKFKDITNSNLYDEFMKTLKYLISINFDFEVRTTVHNSLLNSDDIHSMYKLLKEEGYNNEYFLQNFLDTGENFGNLKA, from the coding sequence ATGGGTATTTTTAAAATAACACCATTTAATTTAACTGATTATGCTGGCAAGATAGCTTGTGTTGTTTGGTTTTGTGGTTGCAATATGAGGTGTCAGTATTGCTATAATACAGAGATAGTTTTAGGTGAGCCTTATATAAGCGATGAAGATTTTTGTAAATTTTTGGATTCTCGCAAAAATAAACTAGATGCTGTTGTGTTTAGCGGTGGGGAATGCACTCTTACAAAATCTTTTTTAAAACTTGCAAAAGAGGTTAAAAAAAGAGGTTTTTTACTTAAAATTGATACAAATGGAACAAATCTAAAAATCCTGAAAGAAGCTATCCAGCTCGGACTTATAGACTATATAGCTCTTGATTTTAAATCCTTAAAAGAAAAATTTAAAGATATTACAAACTCAAATTTATACGATGAGTTCATGAAAACTTTAAAATACCTAATAAGTATAAATTTTGACTTTGAAGTTAGAACAACCGTGCATAACTCCCTTTTAAATAGTGATGATATCCATTCTATGTATAAATTGTTAAAAGAAGAGGGTTATAATAACGAATATTTTTTACAAAATTTCTTAGATACTGGCGAAAATTTTGGAAATTTAAAAGCTTGA
- a CDS encoding metal ABC transporter solute-binding protein, Zn/Mn family, with protein sequence MKKTLLFAIVAATALFGKPLVSTSILPTKYFVEQIAGDTLDVNAMVEKGSDPHTYEPKPQQMKELEKSDLYFAVGIEFEDTWLEKFKKAYPDLNIIHTDKGIEKIKMAAHHHHDDDDDHDEHHEHDGDHHDHDKDHDDDHDHDGDHHDKDHDDDDDHDHAHDKDHHDHDDNHHAQAHHHHHGELDPHIWLDPMLVKEQTKTIAQALIKKYPENKKLYEENLDKFTKRLDELDKYIEKTLKPFEDSIFIVYHPSWGYFAKRYDLKQLPIEIEGKEPKPAELAELIEEAKEHNIKVIFVAPQFSQKTAKIIAKQTGSKVVEIDQLPLEWEKEMKKTAEVFAKSLKN encoded by the coding sequence ATGAAAAAAACACTTTTATTCGCGATCGTTGCCGCTACCGCTCTTTTTGGTAAGCCACTTGTAAGCACATCTATCTTACCCACAAAATATTTTGTAGAACAAATAGCTGGAGATACTTTAGATGTTAATGCTATGGTTGAAAAAGGATCAGATCCTCATACTTATGAGCCAAAACCACAACAGATGAAAGAGCTTGAAAAAAGCGATTTGTATTTTGCTGTTGGTATAGAATTTGAAGATACTTGGCTTGAGAAATTTAAAAAAGCCTATCCAGACTTAAATATAATCCATACAGATAAAGGCATAGAAAAGATAAAAATGGCTGCACATCATCACCATGATGACGATGATGATCACGATGAGCATCACGAGCATGATGGCGATCATCACGATCACGATAAAGATCACGATGATGACCACGATCACGACGGCGACCATCATGACAAAGACCATGATGATGACGACGACCATGATCATGCCCACGATAAAGACCATCACGATCATGATGATAACCATCATGCACAAGCGCATCATCACCATCATGGCGAACTTGATCCACACATCTGGCTTGATCCAATGCTTGTTAAAGAACAAACAAAAACAATAGCACAAGCTTTAATTAAAAAATACCCAGAAAACAAAAAACTTTATGAGGAAAATTTAGATAAATTTACAAAAAGACTTGATGAGTTGGATAAATATATAGAAAAAACATTAAAACCTTTTGAAGATTCTATATTTATAGTTTATCATCCATCTTGGGGATATTTTGCAAAAAGATATGACTTAAAACAACTTCCTATTGAGATAGAAGGTAAGGAGCCAAAACCAGCTGAACTTGCTGAGCTTATAGAAGAGGCAAAAGAGCATAATATAAAAGTTATCTTTGTTGCTCCGCAGTTTTCTCAAAAAACAGCTAAAATCATAGCAAAACAAACAGGTTCAAAAGTTGTTGAGATAGATCAGTTACCTCTTGAATGGGAAAAAGAGATGAAAAAAACAGCTGAAGTCTTTGCCAAAAGTCTTAAAAATTGA